In Leucobacter sp. CX169, a single genomic region encodes these proteins:
- a CDS encoding PP2C family serine/threonine-protein phosphatase, which yields MFREFHHQVKGKGHADTGSPCQDKTSYANREGVQVLCLSDGAGSAAHSEIGAQALVNEGTKMLVEQFVEFTLRDDGRNVKVEVVQRLLTKLERTSRRRKVSLKDLAATFLAVAVSGDRFIAIHIGDGVIGYEKDGELKVISAPDNSEFVNQTTFVTSLGAAHSMRLLRGSTAGVTGFVLMSDGTENSLYSHQTQKLAPACSKIINLVAASSHGLSLPSVRYQLRRFLATKVKEATKDDCSLAVFGRSV from the coding sequence TTGTTTCGCGAATTCCATCATCAGGTCAAAGGCAAAGGGCACGCCGATACCGGGTCGCCTTGCCAGGACAAAACTTCGTACGCAAACCGAGAGGGCGTGCAAGTCTTGTGCTTATCGGATGGTGCTGGCTCAGCAGCGCACTCGGAGATTGGCGCTCAGGCACTTGTCAACGAGGGAACCAAGATGCTTGTTGAACAATTTGTTGAGTTCACCTTGCGCGATGACGGACGGAATGTCAAAGTCGAGGTGGTGCAACGTCTTTTGACGAAGCTGGAAAGGACCTCTCGTCGACGCAAGGTGTCGCTCAAAGACTTGGCTGCCACTTTCTTAGCCGTGGCAGTTTCGGGCGACCGTTTCATTGCTATCCACATCGGAGATGGCGTCATTGGATACGAGAAGGATGGAGAACTCAAAGTTATCTCTGCCCCCGATAATTCTGAGTTCGTGAATCAGACCACGTTTGTTACGTCTCTAGGTGCAGCACACTCGATGCGGTTGCTGCGGGGATCGACAGCTGGTGTCACTGGGTTTGTGCTGATGAGCGACGGTACCGAAAACAGTCTGTACAGCCATCAAACACAGAAGCTTGCACCCGCATGTTCAAAGATCATCAATCTCGTAGCAGCCTCGTCTCACGGGTTGAGCCTTCCTAGCGTCAGGTACCAACTCAGGCGGTTCTTGGCTACGAAAGTCAAGGAAGCTACCAAAGACGACTGCAGCCTTGCAGTGTTCGGGCGTTCAGTTTAG
- a CDS encoding IS3 family transposase (programmed frameshift), which yields MPKPYPSEFRDGVVKVARGREPGVTIEQIAKDFGVHPMTLQKWLQRAAVDDGSKPGQARGEAVELREARKRIRLLEQENEVLRRAAAYLSQANLPKRLYPLVKELAEDRIPVAVTCRVLKLARQPYYRWLLDPIAGSEVVEAYRANALFDAHHDDPEFGHRLLADEARDVGEAMADRTAWRICRDNAWWSVFGKKRGRNGKKPGPAVHDDLCTVTDENGRVRHEFTAEKPNQLWLTDITEHRTTTDGKLYLCAIKDVFSNKIVGYSIDSRMKSSLAVNALENAIAMRGDVAGCVVHSDRGSQFRSQKFLRALTRNRLVGSMGRVASCGDNAAMESFFSLLQKNVLNRRSWATREELRIAIVIWIERTYHRRRRQPRLGRLTPIDFEAIMNTPAALAA from the exons GTGCCTAAGCCTTATCCCAGTGAGTTCCGTGACGGTGTTGTGAAAGTCGCTCGAGGTCGCGAACCCGGAGTGACGATTGAGCAGATCGCGAAAGACTTCGGGGTCCATCCGATGACGCTGCAGAAATGGTTGCAACGCGCTGCGGTCGATGACGGCTCTAAGCCGGGCCAGGCCCGCGGCGAGGCGGTGGAGCTGCGCGAAGCGCGCAAGAGGATCCGCCTCCTTGAGCAGGAGAACGAGGTCCTCCGGCGGGCTGCGGCATATCTGTCGCAGGCGAATCTGCCG AAAAGGCTCTACCCGCTCGTGAAGGAGCTCGCCGAGGACAGGATCCCTGTCGCGGTGACGTGCCGGGTCCTCAAGCTTGCTCGCCAGCCTTACTACCGGTGGCTGCTCGACCCGATCGCCGGTAGTGAGGTGGTCGAGGCATATCGTGCGAACGCGCTGTTCGATGCCCACCACGACGATCCCGAGTTCGGTCACCGGCTGCTCGCGGACGAGGCCCGCGACGTCGGGGAGGCAATGGCTGACCGGACAGCGTGGCGCATCTGCCGTGACAACGCGTGGTGGAGCGTGTTCGGGAAGAAACGGGGCAGGAACGGCAAGAAGCCCGGCCCGGCCGTCCACGACGATCTCTGCACGGTCACCGACGAGAATGGTCGTGTCCGGCACGAGTTCACCGCCGAGAAGCCGAACCAACTCTGGCTGACCGATATCACCGAGCACAGGACCACCACGGACGGCAAGCTCTACCTCTGCGCGATCAAAGACGTGTTCTCGAACAAGATCGTCGGGTACTCGATCGACTCCAGAATGAAGTCCAGTCTGGCCGTCAACGCTCTGGAGAATGCCATCGCGATGCGCGGTGACGTCGCCGGCTGTGTGGTTCACAGCGATCGTGGATCGCAATTTCGCAGCCAGAAGTTCCTGCGGGCTCTGACCCGCAATCGCCTCGTCGGGTCGATGGGCAGAGTCGCCTCATGCGGTGACAACGCTGCCATGGAATCGTTCTTCAGTCTGCTCCAAAAGAACGTCCTCAACCGCCGTTCCTGGGCCACCCGCGAGGAGCTGCGCATAGCGATCGTGATCTGGATCGAACGAACCTACCACCGCCGCCGACGCCAACCCCGACTCGGCCGTTTGACCCCGATCGATTTCGAGGCCATCATGAACACGCCAGCCGCACTGGCTGCGTGA
- the orn gene encoding oligoribonuclease: protein MSNTPAEQLVWIDCEMTGLDVENDGLVEIGVIVTDFDLVPLDPGFQLVINPGPQALAQMNDFVRNMHETSGLSELIEEGATLEEAEAQVIAYIDRFVPAGRRPLVAGNTIGMDRRFITRYMPTLDERLHYRSVDVSTLKELARRWHPKAFFNAPDKHGGHRALADIAESIQELAYFRAASLVDSPGPDSKRAGQLSAATVEQFASLVESAGTPE from the coding sequence ATGTCGAACACCCCCGCCGAGCAACTCGTCTGGATCGACTGTGAGATGACCGGCCTGGACGTCGAGAACGATGGCCTCGTGGAAATCGGCGTCATCGTGACCGATTTCGACCTTGTCCCGCTCGATCCAGGATTCCAGCTCGTGATCAACCCCGGACCGCAGGCGCTCGCGCAGATGAACGATTTCGTCCGCAACATGCACGAGACATCGGGGCTTTCCGAGCTCATCGAGGAAGGGGCCACCCTCGAAGAAGCCGAGGCACAGGTGATCGCCTACATTGATCGCTTTGTCCCCGCAGGCCGCCGCCCACTGGTCGCCGGCAACACGATCGGCATGGATCGCCGCTTCATCACGCGCTACATGCCGACGCTTGACGAGCGCCTGCACTACCGCAGTGTCGACGTCTCTACGTTGAAAGAACTCGCCCGCCGCTGGCACCCGAAGGCCTTCTTCAACGCCCCAGACAAGCACGGCGGGCACCGCGCACTCGCGGATATCGCCGAGTCGATCCAGGAACTCGCGTACTTCCGCGCAGCGTCGCTCGTTGACTCCCCCGGTCCCGATTCGAAGCGCGCCGGTCAGTTGTCCGCGGCCACCGTCGAGCAGTTCGCTTCGCTCGTTGAGTCCGCAGGAACGCCCGAATAG
- a CDS encoding ABC transporter ATP-binding protein produces the protein MGGRGPMGGGAGAPVVKAKNFLPSAKRLLGTLRQDASRILLVLVLGVLSVGLTVTGPKLLGEGTNIVFNGFISLQFPKGTTQAQIVDQLTAAGNTDQADMLRSMAITPGQGIDFAHLGWILTLVLAVYTLGSVFALFQARILNVVVQRATHRIRLQVEDKIHRLPLSYFDRVQRGELLSRVTNDVDNIGQSLQQTLSQIITSLLTVIGVLLMMFLISPLLAAIALVTIPLTILITVLVARRSQKLFTEQWKQTGILNARVEETFSGHAVVKVFGHQREAEEAFAAENDRVYRASFGAQFVSGIIMPSMTFIGNLVYVAIAVVGGIRVAAGQMSIGDVQAFIQYSRQFTQPLTQLGSMANLLQSGVASAERVFELLDEEEQTPDDDPAATVSPTASHLEFTDVSFRYAPDKPLIEGLNLSVHPGSTVAIVGPTGAGKTTLVNLVMRFYDVNSGEITLSTGEDAAAESVDIRRMSRDDLRARTGMVLQDTWLFAGTIRENILYGRPSASEEELSEAASAAYVDRFVHMLPEGYDTLLDDEATNLSVGERQLITIARAFIADPRLLILDEATSSVDTRTELLIQRAMSKLRENRTAFVIAHRLSTIRDADLILVMEDGSIVEQGTHGELLAAKGAYWRLYNAQFDAPMNE, from the coding sequence ATGGGCGGTCGCGGCCCGATGGGTGGCGGGGCGGGTGCGCCGGTCGTGAAAGCGAAGAACTTTCTCCCGTCGGCGAAGCGGCTGCTCGGAACGCTTCGTCAGGATGCCAGCAGGATCCTCCTGGTGCTCGTGTTAGGGGTCCTGAGCGTCGGGCTGACGGTGACCGGGCCGAAGCTGCTGGGCGAAGGCACGAACATTGTGTTCAACGGTTTCATCTCGCTGCAGTTCCCGAAAGGGACCACACAGGCGCAGATTGTCGATCAGCTCACGGCAGCCGGGAACACGGACCAGGCGGACATGTTGCGCTCGATGGCGATCACCCCCGGGCAGGGCATCGACTTTGCGCACCTCGGGTGGATCCTGACTCTGGTGCTCGCTGTGTACACGTTGGGCAGCGTGTTCGCGCTCTTCCAGGCGCGCATCTTGAACGTCGTGGTGCAGCGGGCGACGCACCGGATACGGCTCCAGGTTGAGGACAAGATCCATCGGCTTCCGCTGAGCTATTTCGACCGTGTGCAGCGCGGCGAGCTCCTGAGCCGAGTCACGAACGATGTCGACAATATCGGTCAGTCACTCCAACAGACCCTGTCCCAAATCATCACCTCGCTGCTCACCGTCATTGGCGTCTTGCTCATGATGTTCCTCATCTCACCCCTGCTCGCCGCGATCGCGCTCGTCACCATTCCGCTGACGATTCTCATCACAGTCTTGGTCGCCCGGCGCTCGCAGAAGCTCTTCACCGAGCAGTGGAAGCAGACGGGCATCCTGAACGCCCGGGTCGAAGAGACCTTCTCGGGCCACGCCGTGGTCAAGGTCTTTGGACACCAGCGAGAGGCCGAGGAAGCATTTGCCGCCGAGAACGACCGCGTGTATCGGGCGAGCTTCGGCGCCCAGTTTGTGTCGGGCATCATCATGCCGAGCATGACCTTCATCGGCAATCTCGTCTACGTCGCGATCGCCGTGGTGGGCGGCATCCGCGTGGCTGCAGGCCAGATGTCCATCGGCGACGTACAAGCGTTTATCCAGTACTCGCGGCAGTTCACCCAGCCGCTCACTCAGCTCGGATCGATGGCGAACCTGCTGCAGTCGGGCGTCGCGAGCGCCGAGCGGGTATTCGAGTTGCTCGACGAGGAGGAACAGACCCCGGACGACGATCCTGCCGCAACGGTGTCCCCGACAGCGAGCCACCTCGAGTTCACGGACGTCTCGTTCCGCTACGCCCCGGACAAGCCACTCATCGAGGGGTTGAACCTGTCCGTGCACCCGGGCAGCACCGTCGCCATCGTGGGCCCGACGGGCGCGGGCAAGACGACGCTGGTCAACCTAGTCATGCGTTTCTACGACGTGAACTCCGGCGAGATCACCCTCAGCACGGGTGAGGATGCAGCCGCAGAATCGGTCGACATTCGGCGGATGAGCCGGGACGACCTCCGCGCCCGCACCGGAATGGTGCTGCAGGACACCTGGCTGTTCGCCGGAACCATTCGCGAGAACATCCTGTACGGGCGTCCTTCCGCAAGCGAGGAGGAATTGAGTGAGGCGGCATCTGCCGCCTACGTCGACCGGTTCGTGCACATGTTGCCCGAGGGGTACGACACGCTGCTCGATGACGAGGCCACCAATCTGAGCGTCGGCGAACGGCAGCTCATCACCATCGCGCGCGCCTTCATCGCCGACCCGCGGCTCCTCATCCTCGATGAAGCCACCTCGTCCGTCGACACACGCACCGAGCTTCTCATTCAGCGCGCGATGTCGAAGCTCCGCGAGAATCGCACCGCGTTTGTGATCGCTCACCGCCTGTCCACCATCCGCGACGCCGATCTCATTCTGGTCATGGAGGACGGCTCGATTGTTGAGCAGGGCACGCACGGCGAACTTCTGGCGGCGAAGGGTGCGTACTGGCGGCTGTACAACGCGCAGTTTGACGCCCCCATGAACGAGTAG
- a CDS encoding MFS transporter, producing MPATRKTFPFEVWALVAGGFTVALGYGVVAPAIPQFAKAFDVSNLAASAIVSAFALMRLVSAPLAGWLVSRFGERRIYTIGILIVALSTGACALAASYPQLIVLRGLGGIGSAMFSIAATALLVKVSPVEARGRVASINSAGFLLGGLLGPVFGALVASFGIRAPFVFYFITLVAAATIVSVALRGSKVAGVAGPRLASDLEPLPLREALRLPEFRALLFSVFSFGWSSFGVRVSVVPLFVAAALGGDASVAAWVLAAYAAGNALLIFPAGRWTDRLGRKPLLIIGMAIMTLGYLVFPASPTVGLAMACMFVAGAGSALANPAQQAVLADVVGKRPGGTVVAAYSMSADLGGVLGPLIAGAIVDLAGFGWAFAATAALLVVALSFWGVSPDSRRRTA from the coding sequence GTGCCCGCAACCCGCAAAACCTTCCCTTTCGAGGTGTGGGCGCTCGTCGCAGGCGGTTTCACCGTCGCGCTGGGCTACGGCGTCGTCGCGCCGGCGATTCCGCAGTTCGCCAAGGCATTCGATGTATCCAACCTGGCGGCCAGCGCGATCGTCAGCGCATTCGCGCTCATGCGACTCGTGTCGGCTCCACTCGCTGGATGGCTGGTCAGCCGCTTCGGCGAACGGCGCATCTACACAATCGGCATTCTGATCGTCGCGCTCTCCACCGGAGCCTGCGCCCTCGCGGCGAGTTATCCGCAGCTGATCGTGCTCCGCGGCCTCGGCGGTATCGGATCCGCGATGTTCAGCATCGCGGCGACCGCGCTGCTCGTGAAGGTCAGCCCGGTCGAGGCTCGCGGGCGGGTCGCCAGCATCAATTCGGCTGGCTTCCTCCTCGGCGGCCTGCTCGGACCCGTGTTCGGTGCACTGGTGGCGAGCTTCGGGATCCGAGCGCCTTTCGTCTTCTACTTCATTACGTTGGTGGCCGCCGCCACCATCGTCAGCGTCGCCCTGCGGGGCTCGAAGGTCGCGGGTGTTGCCGGGCCGCGCCTCGCGAGCGACCTGGAGCCGCTGCCGCTACGAGAAGCCCTTCGCCTCCCCGAGTTTCGCGCGCTCCTCTTCTCGGTCTTCAGCTTCGGCTGGTCATCGTTTGGCGTGCGCGTCTCAGTAGTACCACTCTTTGTCGCGGCAGCGCTCGGCGGCGATGCCAGTGTCGCGGCATGGGTGCTCGCCGCGTATGCCGCAGGGAACGCGCTGCTCATCTTCCCCGCCGGCCGATGGACTGATCGGCTAGGCCGCAAGCCCTTGCTCATCATCGGCATGGCGATCATGACGCTCGGCTACCTGGTGTTTCCCGCCTCGCCGACGGTCGGCCTCGCGATGGCCTGCATGTTCGTTGCCGGTGCCGGATCCGCTCTCGCGAACCCGGCGCAGCAGGCAGTGCTCGCCGACGTCGTGGGCAAGCGACCGGGTGGAACCGTGGTCGCCGCGTACTCGATGTCCGCAGACCTGGGTGGCGTGCTCGGCCCACTCATCGCCGGTGCGATTGTGGACCTCGCCGGCTTTGGCTGGGCCTTCGCCGCAACGGCGGCACTCCTCGTGGTCGCGCTGTCGTTCTGGGGCGTGTCTCCCGACTCGCGCCGGCGAACCGCCTAG
- a CDS encoding sulfate permease has protein sequence MFCIIWTLSIYTRIFMRRFMPTNIVLDALRTRRGLKWGAPAMLIAIVYFYVASFITVLIAQGSPKWLYLVALVCIWNAVKFILNGVISIGVLAKVRIAERRIRRVTQQAADQQLISA, from the coding sequence ATGTTTTGCATCATCTGGACGCTCAGCATCTACACCCGTATTTTCATGCGCCGGTTCATGCCGACCAACATCGTGCTCGATGCGCTCCGTACTCGCCGTGGCCTCAAATGGGGCGCACCAGCGATGCTGATCGCGATCGTCTACTTCTACGTGGCGAGTTTCATCACGGTGCTCATCGCGCAGGGTTCACCAAAGTGGCTGTATCTTGTGGCGCTGGTATGCATTTGGAACGCGGTGAAGTTCATCCTGAACGGCGTCATCTCAATTGGTGTGCTCGCCAAAGTGCGGATCGCAGAGCGGCGCATTCGCCGGGTAACGCAGCAAGCAGCGGATCAACAGCTTATTTCAGCTTGA
- the def gene encoding peptide deformylase has translation MAILPIRISGEPVLHRPAAPVTEFDQELRTLVSDMFETTVAAPGVGLAAPQVGVGLRVFVWDYADQDEAPARGVAINPELWISPPEPGLPSEETEEEGCLSFPGERYALRRSDRALLRAQDIEGKPFEITASGWFARILQHEYDHLEGLLYVDRLVLPFSRRAMKAERRNGWGEPGISWTPGIDDLEG, from the coding sequence ATGGCCATTCTTCCCATTCGCATCTCGGGCGAACCCGTGCTGCATCGCCCCGCTGCTCCCGTCACCGAGTTCGACCAGGAACTGCGGACGTTGGTGAGCGACATGTTCGAGACGACCGTCGCCGCCCCCGGCGTCGGGCTCGCGGCGCCGCAGGTGGGCGTGGGCCTCCGCGTCTTCGTCTGGGACTACGCCGACCAGGACGAGGCCCCTGCCCGGGGCGTCGCGATCAACCCCGAGCTCTGGATCTCGCCGCCCGAGCCAGGCCTGCCCAGCGAAGAAACCGAGGAAGAGGGCTGCCTCTCCTTCCCCGGGGAGCGGTACGCGCTGCGCCGGTCCGACCGCGCGCTGCTGCGGGCGCAAGATATCGAGGGCAAGCCGTTCGAGATCACGGCGAGCGGTTGGTTCGCCCGCATCCTGCAGCACGAGTACGACCACCTCGAGGGGCTGCTCTACGTTGACCGCCTCGTGCTGCCGTTCTCGCGTCGCGCGATGAAGGCAGAGCGGCGCAACGGCTGGGGCGAGCCCGGCATCAGCTGGACCCCGGGAATCGACGACCTCGAGGGCTAG
- a CDS encoding VWA domain-containing protein, protein MAKLDINTEDLVENPTPRVPVALCIDTSGSMGGAPIEELVAGVNQFYDAIEEDDDALDAAEVCIVEFNSGAKVIQEFASIERLQRINSITASGGTSMGEGVNLALDTLEERKRLYSDNGVLYYQPWLVLMTDGAPNGSAAELERAVTRVTDLIGNRKLTIFPIGIGAGADMNILARFSPTKPPLRLQGLSFKEFFEWLSKSVARVSQSSPGDAPPKLDLEGLAGWAEL, encoded by the coding sequence ATGGCCAAACTGGACATCAACACGGAAGACCTAGTCGAAAACCCGACACCACGCGTGCCCGTCGCACTTTGCATCGATACGAGTGGGTCAATGGGAGGGGCACCAATTGAAGAGCTAGTAGCTGGAGTTAACCAATTCTACGACGCAATCGAAGAAGACGACGATGCCCTTGACGCTGCAGAAGTGTGCATCGTGGAGTTTAACTCCGGTGCCAAAGTGATCCAAGAGTTCGCGAGCATCGAACGGCTTCAACGTATCAACTCGATCACTGCCAGCGGTGGCACCTCGATGGGCGAGGGTGTCAATCTTGCGCTTGACACCCTCGAAGAGCGTAAGCGGCTCTACTCTGACAACGGCGTTCTTTATTACCAGCCCTGGCTGGTACTGATGACAGATGGCGCGCCGAACGGGAGCGCTGCCGAACTGGAGCGTGCCGTGACACGGGTGACAGACCTGATCGGTAACAGGAAGTTGACCATCTTCCCGATCGGGATTGGCGCAGGAGCGGACATGAACATTCTTGCCCGATTCAGCCCAACTAAGCCGCCGCTCCGACTTCAAGGCCTTAGCTTCAAGGAGTTCTTCGAATGGCTATCGAAGTCCGTGGCGCGGGTATCACAGTCCAGTCCTGGTGATGCTCCGCCCAAGCTTGACCTGGAAGGTCTTGCAGGCTGGGCGGAACTCTAG
- a CDS encoding CFI-box-CTERM domain-containing protein, producing MTNTAEDTLIFDPVDLVAPDARLFIDTNVFMETSPEREGGLQKLFARVAPKIEEGGSPVIVPTKVVTELTKQSGQEAFEDEPSRSKAIKKAANALVFLKAASEHGLVRKDLGDDSNPYADDLFVDLFTAYAGRYSMALLTNDITLLLRINLLGIQRGVWLIAGRLTSEGLIECEVPQVLYARGLAKLRRVQRRLDTPEADAKDGLEAESLQAVLQEFAGATNVVEPERAAKLGNVRTPESPASVGVDPFPPDSPYRGDDSLLSVTEVPGEGDEVLVETPTGTERLQLSDKLGTGGEGSVFSVSPTQVIKVFDEEHITAHRKAKIELLSNRGLSAPGICFPQAVVRNLQGEFVGYVMPRANGRDFSKALFNPRRFRKEYPTWTKTDLVDVAISFLDKVAFLHSLNIVLGDINPKNLQVDSNKDVWIIDADSWQVDGFPCPVGTEMFSAPEVIGRRYPDFLRTMEDEQFSVATMLFMILITGQFPYARSGSDGDIVKLIREGNFAFQYKENSNQDQPAGNWKYMWSHIQPDLKGLFWHTFHREGDRYSDRPTDEEWLSEFRRFRRYLSGSENFDPMSNDVYPTRFKAMARDTPIYECSECGTSMAGIWNDKTKKYMQPRLCQACRSKLPKCSDCGKHKSSLKDGVCWDCNRKRNFVACAECGQEKPKKSLVDGRCFDCNQGRCADCGRQVPKRYLADGLCDRCVPVSCKNCGRKFIKSAMNYGRCTECHQRDLERQQQNKAEAAEKARRDAEPDSSRLCTRCGKAFISRGNVAWHQRMGKEVPTTHKMGYGYTYPPECVPLPIPPKVSQKAPKPEKSGGCYIATAVYGSYDAPQVWVLRRWRDNFLSRSALGRLFIKGYYRWSPQIVKRFGAHDAFHVPARFFLNRLVHRLRRTGVSDAPYQDR from the coding sequence ATGACTAACACTGCTGAAGATACTTTGATCTTTGATCCGGTAGACCTCGTCGCCCCCGACGCCCGATTATTCATTGACACCAATGTCTTCATGGAAACCTCACCTGAACGCGAGGGTGGACTGCAAAAACTCTTCGCGCGTGTTGCGCCAAAGATCGAAGAAGGTGGCAGTCCCGTCATTGTTCCAACCAAGGTTGTGACCGAGCTTACGAAGCAGAGCGGTCAAGAAGCGTTTGAGGACGAACCAAGCCGTTCCAAAGCCATCAAGAAGGCTGCCAACGCGCTCGTTTTTCTAAAGGCAGCTAGTGAACACGGGCTCGTCCGCAAGGACCTTGGGGACGATTCCAACCCGTACGCTGATGACCTCTTCGTAGATTTATTCACCGCATACGCCGGTCGCTACTCAATGGCCCTGCTCACTAATGACATCACCCTTCTACTTCGAATCAACTTGCTCGGCATCCAACGAGGGGTTTGGTTGATTGCAGGAAGACTGACCAGCGAGGGGCTCATCGAATGTGAGGTCCCGCAGGTTCTCTATGCGCGTGGACTCGCGAAGCTTCGTCGAGTGCAACGTCGGCTTGACACGCCAGAGGCAGATGCGAAAGACGGCTTAGAAGCAGAAAGCCTACAAGCTGTGCTGCAAGAATTTGCAGGCGCAACCAACGTGGTTGAGCCTGAGAGAGCCGCTAAGCTTGGAAACGTAAGAACACCTGAATCCCCAGCTTCAGTGGGCGTAGATCCTTTTCCGCCCGACTCACCGTATCGTGGAGACGATTCTCTGCTCTCAGTGACCGAAGTTCCAGGCGAAGGTGATGAAGTCCTCGTCGAGACACCAACGGGCACGGAAAGGCTTCAGCTTTCCGACAAGCTCGGAACTGGCGGAGAAGGAAGCGTGTTCTCCGTCTCGCCCACGCAAGTCATCAAAGTCTTTGATGAAGAACACATTACTGCTCATCGCAAAGCCAAGATCGAGCTACTTTCTAACCGCGGACTTTCAGCACCTGGGATCTGTTTTCCTCAGGCAGTCGTCAGAAACCTTCAGGGCGAGTTTGTTGGCTACGTGATGCCGCGCGCGAATGGACGTGACTTTTCGAAGGCTCTCTTCAACCCGCGCCGTTTCCGGAAGGAGTACCCCACCTGGACGAAGACAGACCTCGTGGATGTGGCTATTTCATTCTTGGACAAGGTCGCATTTCTCCATTCCCTAAACATTGTCTTAGGCGATATCAACCCGAAGAATCTCCAGGTCGACTCGAACAAAGATGTCTGGATCATCGACGCCGATTCATGGCAGGTCGACGGATTCCCGTGCCCTGTGGGTACAGAAATGTTCAGCGCACCCGAAGTGATCGGCAGGCGCTACCCAGATTTCCTTCGCACCATGGAAGATGAGCAATTCTCGGTAGCGACGATGCTATTCATGATTCTGATTACGGGGCAGTTCCCGTATGCAAGGTCCGGTTCCGATGGGGATATCGTTAAGCTGATCAGAGAGGGTAACTTCGCCTTTCAGTACAAGGAAAACTCCAATCAGGACCAACCTGCGGGTAACTGGAAGTACATGTGGAGCCATATACAACCAGACCTAAAAGGGCTCTTTTGGCACACGTTCCATCGCGAAGGCGACCGGTACTCTGATCGGCCCACCGATGAAGAATGGCTCTCAGAATTCCGACGTTTCCGACGCTATCTATCAGGTTCCGAGAACTTTGACCCGATGTCGAATGACGTGTATCCAACGCGATTCAAGGCAATGGCTCGCGATACGCCAATCTATGAATGCAGCGAATGTGGCACGTCAATGGCCGGTATCTGGAATGACAAGACGAAGAAGTACATGCAGCCTCGACTTTGTCAGGCATGTAGGTCAAAACTTCCGAAGTGTTCGGACTGCGGTAAACACAAATCGTCGTTGAAAGATGGAGTGTGTTGGGATTGTAACCGTAAACGAAACTTCGTAGCCTGTGCCGAATGCGGGCAGGAGAAGCCAAAGAAATCGCTCGTCGACGGACGATGCTTTGATTGCAATCAGGGACGTTGTGCCGACTGTGGTCGCCAGGTACCCAAGCGGTATCTTGCTGATGGCCTGTGCGACCGATGCGTACCCGTGAGCTGCAAGAATTGTGGCCGTAAGTTCATAAAGTCCGCGATGAACTATGGTCGGTGCACGGAATGCCACCAACGAGACCTTGAGCGCCAGCAGCAAAACAAGGCCGAAGCGGCGGAGAAAGCACGTCGAGACGCCGAACCTGACTCGTCGCGACTCTGTACACGTTGCGGTAAGGCCTTCATCTCGCGTGGGAACGTGGCGTGGCATCAGCGAATGGGTAAGGAAGTCCCAACCACGCACAAAATGGGTTACGGATACACCTATCCGCCGGAGTGTGTTCCCCTCCCGATTCCGCCGAAGGTTTCACAAAAAGCACCAAAGCCAGAAAAGTCTGGAGGCTGCTACATCGCGACGGCCGTTTACGGCTCATATGATGCTCCACAGGTATGGGTGCTTCGAAGATGGCGCGATAATTTCCTCAGCCGGTCCGCCCTCGGACGCTTGTTCATAAAGGGTTACTACCGTTGGAGCCCGCAAATTGTGAAGAGGTTTGGTGCCCATGACGCTTTCCACGTGCCTGCGAGATTCTTCCTCAACCGCTTGGTGCACCGCCTTCGTCGAACAGGCGTGTCGGATGCCCCGTATCAAGACCGCTGA